CAACCAATTCGGCAGCTGCCTTCATAACGCTGCCGCTGGTGACTGTCGTGAACCTGGGCTTAGCTAGGTAGTCCTCAAAGGTTGGCCCGGTGTAAACCCGATTGCGACGAATAGTCACCTCAAAGTCTTCGGCATCTGCCGGCGTGAATTCACCTCGGGTGAATTCAACTTCGCTACCGATTGCAACCGACAGCTCCTGGAGCTTTGGAGCCTGAACGCTGTGGTCTCTTGCCATGCCGGTCAGAGCGGTTACCTCTGGGTCATAACCATAGGAAGGCAGAGCAGTGGTGGCCATTAGGCCGGATGCAACCACCATGGTCAGCACGCGACGAAGCTCAGGCGCCTTGATCGACACCTTCACACTCTTACGCGAACGCGCCTGGCGTAGGGCCTTGCGCGATAGCTGATTACCAGCTGGTTGATTCAAAAGGAATCCTCCGAAAACTTCTTTGGAACTTCCGCCTTGCGAGTATAACTCAGTGTTCTATTTTGCTCAGGAATAGGTGTGATGCAAGTTGAAGGTCCAGCACCATGCCTTCTTCGAGATCCTTATTGACCAAAAACCAGTTCTGTGAGGCATCAAGGTGCACCTTGGACCCAGGAAGCAGGTTCAGCTCCCGAAGCTGATTCAAGAACTGGTAATCGAGCTGCAGCGGCTCACCGATACGAGCCAACACATAATCACCGGTTGGTAACTCAGCTACCGCGGTGACCTCGGCTGGCTTGGATGCCGAATAGCCGAGTAGCTCAAGCCCGGGCACCGGCATTCCATAGGGCGAGGTGCTTGGGTCGGAGAGGATGGTTAGTAGCTTTCGCTCCACCTGCTCGCTCATCACGTGCTCCCAGC
The genomic region above belongs to Aquiluna sp. KACHI24 and contains:
- a CDS encoding C40 family peptidase → MNQPAGNQLSRKALRQARSRKSVKVSIKAPELRRVLTMVVASGLMATTALPSYGYDPEVTALTGMARDHSVQAPKLQELSVAIGSEVEFTRGEFTPADAEDFEVTIRRNRVYTGPTFEDYLAKPRFTTVTSGSVMKAAAELVGVPYVFGGETPLGFDCSGYVMFVYSQFGVALPHSVYQQSKLAKKIKLEDAVPGDIVVFNDYSHNGIYAGNGNFYHAPQPGDRVKLAPIFTERYHIVRFVDIVD
- a CDS encoding metal-dependent transcriptional regulator — its product is MTDLIDTTEMYLKAILELEEEGITPMRARIAERLEHSGPTVSQTVARMERDGLLKVADDRALEFTDEGRLTAIEVMRKHRLAERLLVEVIGLDWHLVHEEACRWEHVMSEQVERKLLTILSDPSTSPYGMPVPGLELLGYSASKPAEVTAVAELPTGDYVLARIGEPLQLDYQFLNQLRELNLLPGSKVHLDASQNWFLVNKDLEEGMVLDLQLASHLFLSKIEH